A genomic window from Lotus japonicus ecotype B-129 chromosome 1, LjGifu_v1.2 includes:
- the LOC130712745 gene encoding F-box protein At2g26160-like codes for MKYKSSDEEVETFGDIGFNDRVVMEKRQRVQWLDLPRGLWTVIAKHLINLDNTTFEIRRFRSICKTWRSAHPLPQHKPFAIPLGNGKSCLLQTKIYRLEPLSHEPHIDQDPSISSSKGWIIMSESVPPLRLLNPFTGYPISNTHICSSDTSPRVLNIMNFKAVELIEAFNLSGNSNNDCKVVLFTSFHVEDRMMCALFDDGKLYVRKTGDKKWTMMKLDYYYDGFHSYDDIIMHKGQIYVIDNLGTISWINPSSLKLVQFTQPLWWWHNGKVKKMVECGGILYVVDMINISARSLHEKVDIKVYKVNEESGRWEVVKNLGDVVFVLGKDSNFSLSAQDYHGFEGNCIYFHFSSHEGRILCFSLKDSMLKTPDYLWPCPSLFNH; via the coding sequence ATGAAATACAAGAGTTCTGATGAGGAAGTAGAGACGTTTGGAGATATTGGATTTAATGATCGTGTTGTAATGGAAAAGAGACAAAGAGTACAATGGTTAGATCTTCCTAGAGGGTTGTGGACAGTGATAGCAAAACATCTGATCAACCTAGACAATACTACATTCGAAATTCGCCGGTTTCGCAGTATTTGTAAGACATGGCGCTCCGCTCACCCTCTTCCGCAACACAAGCCATTTGCGATTCCTCTCGGTAATGGAAAATCTTGCCTCCTCCAAACGAAAATATATCGTCTCGAACCATTATCACATGAACCTCACATTGATCAAGACCCCTCAATTTCTTCTTCAAAAGGGTGGATTATAATGTCAGAATCCGTGCCCCCGCTTCGTCTCTTAAATCCTTTTACTGGCTATCCTATATCTAACACCCATATTTGCTCATCTGACACTTCTCCAAGGGTGTTGAATATCATGAACTTCAAGGCTGTGGAGTTGATTGAAGCATTCAATCTCTCAGGTAATTCTAATAACGATTGTAAAGTGGTGTTGTTCACTAGTTTTCATGTGGAGGATCGAATGATGTGTGCTTTATTTGATGATGGAAAGTTGTATGTTCGTAAGACTGGAGATAAGAAGTGGACCATGATGAAATTGGATTATTATTATGATGGTTTTCATAGTTATGATGATATAATCATGCATAAAGGGCAAATTTATGTTATAGATAATCTGGGAACAATTTCTTGGATCAATCCTTCATCCTTGAAGTTGGTACAGTTTACACAACCATTGTGGTGGTGGCATAATGGCAAAGTGAAGAAAATGGTGGAGTGTGGTGGAATTCTCTATGTGGTTGATATGATCAATATTAGCGCGCGCTCTTTGCACGAGAAAGTTGATATTAAAGTTTACAAGGTCAATGAGGAATCGGGTAGATGGGAAGTTGTGAAAAACTTGGGTGATGTTGTGTTTGTTTTGGGTAAAGACTCTAATTTCTCTCTGTCAGCTCAAGATTACCATGGCTTTGAAGGGAATTGCATctactttcatttttcttctcatGAAGGTAGAATTCTCTGTTTCAGCTTAAAGGATTCCATGTTAAAGACTCCTGACTATTTATGGCCTTGCCCTAGTTTGTTTAACCATTAG